Proteins co-encoded in one Spirosoma endbachense genomic window:
- a CDS encoding outer membrane protein assembly factor BamB family protein, with protein sequence MKRLLLPLGALAALAFGWSHFTQNLTDDKPNDNTNWSEYLGGPDRNHYSALSQITPDNVTKLKVAWTYAARDSGQIQTNPIIVDGVLYGVTPTVQVFALDAATGNELWKAGDPLKTWYSTCRGVTYWQSGDEKRILYTVGPLLYALDARTGKIIPSFGDNGHADLHEGLGEAAKDKFVISNTPGTLFGDLIVMPVRVAEEVGGAPGYIRAFNVRTGKLTWTFRTIPYPGEYGYNTWPKEAYRNPDIGAANNWSGMAVDRRRGILYVPTGSASYDFYGGNRLGPNLFANCLLALDAKTGKRLWHFQAVHHDVWDRDFPAPPNLITVTQNGRKIDAVAQVTKAGFVYVFDRVTGKPLFPIKEVPVPKSDIPGEMTWPTQPVPQKPAPFARQTMTEADINPHSGDRDSLLTVFRSVGKRFFEPISKRGSLMFPGTDGGAEWGGAAADPDGILYVNANDVPWIFKMIDTPKNDELAHLSPGQRVYTQNCISCHGPERKGNARSGYPSLIDIGQRRDRPYVTQIVSNGKGMMPGFTALSAEEKQALLAFLFGDEKQEVGSSAAMSKVKQPYLPYKITGYNKFQDSKGYPAIAPPWGTLNAINLNTGEYVWKIPLGEDKDLKAKGIRNSGTENYGGPVITASGLLFIAATKDEKFRAFDKKTGKLLWETDLPAAGFATPATYQVDGKQYVVIACGGAKLGAKKGNQYVAFALP encoded by the coding sequence ATGAAACGACTGCTTTTGCCTCTTGGTGCACTGGCTGCACTTGCGTTTGGCTGGTCCCATTTTACGCAGAACCTGACCGACGATAAACCCAACGATAATACAAACTGGAGCGAATACCTCGGCGGACCTGATCGAAATCATTACTCGGCTCTCAGCCAGATTACCCCCGACAACGTTACAAAGCTGAAAGTAGCCTGGACCTATGCGGCCAGGGATAGTGGCCAGATTCAGACGAATCCGATTATCGTTGATGGGGTTTTATATGGCGTTACGCCTACGGTTCAGGTTTTTGCGCTCGATGCGGCAACCGGCAACGAATTATGGAAAGCTGGTGACCCGCTTAAAACCTGGTATAGCACCTGTCGGGGGGTTACGTACTGGCAGTCGGGTGATGAGAAACGCATTCTCTATACGGTTGGACCGTTGCTGTATGCACTCGACGCCCGAACTGGAAAGATCATTCCGAGCTTTGGCGATAATGGTCATGCCGACCTCCACGAAGGCCTGGGAGAAGCTGCCAAAGATAAGTTCGTGATCTCCAATACACCGGGTACACTTTTCGGAGATCTGATTGTTATGCCGGTTCGGGTTGCCGAAGAGGTTGGCGGTGCACCGGGTTATATTCGGGCCTTTAACGTTCGGACGGGCAAACTAACCTGGACTTTCCGCACCATTCCGTACCCTGGCGAATATGGCTACAATACGTGGCCTAAGGAAGCCTATAGAAACCCTGATATTGGTGCGGCAAACAACTGGTCGGGGATGGCCGTTGACCGTCGCCGGGGAATCCTGTACGTACCAACCGGATCGGCTTCATACGATTTTTATGGCGGAAATCGACTGGGCCCGAATCTGTTTGCCAACTGTTTGCTGGCACTTGACGCCAAAACAGGTAAACGACTCTGGCATTTCCAGGCCGTTCATCATGATGTTTGGGACCGCGATTTTCCGGCTCCACCCAACTTGATTACGGTAACACAAAATGGCAGGAAAATAGACGCCGTTGCACAGGTTACCAAGGCCGGTTTTGTTTACGTTTTTGACCGGGTTACCGGTAAGCCACTGTTTCCGATAAAGGAGGTTCCTGTACCCAAATCGGATATTCCTGGCGAAATGACCTGGCCGACCCAGCCCGTTCCGCAAAAGCCAGCTCCGTTTGCGCGGCAGACCATGACCGAAGCCGATATAAATCCGCATTCGGGCGACCGCGATTCGCTGTTGACCGTTTTTCGGTCGGTGGGTAAGCGCTTTTTTGAACCGATTAGTAAGCGAGGCAGCCTGATGTTTCCGGGCACCGATGGCGGTGCCGAATGGGGCGGGGCAGCGGCTGATCCAGATGGTATTCTGTATGTAAATGCCAACGATGTTCCGTGGATTTTCAAAATGATTGATACACCCAAGAACGATGAACTGGCGCACCTTAGCCCCGGCCAGCGGGTATATACCCAAAACTGCATCAGTTGTCACGGTCCCGAACGGAAAGGCAATGCCCGTAGCGGCTATCCGTCGCTGATTGATATTGGCCAGCGACGCGACCGGCCTTATGTAACACAGATTGTGAGCAATGGCAAAGGGATGATGCCTGGGTTTACGGCACTATCGGCGGAGGAAAAGCAGGCATTACTGGCGTTTTTGTTCGGCGATGAAAAGCAGGAGGTTGGTAGTTCGGCTGCCATGTCGAAAGTAAAGCAGCCCTATCTGCCGTATAAAATCACAGGTTATAACAAGTTTCAGGATAGCAAGGGTTATCCGGCTATTGCACCGCCCTGGGGCACGCTTAACGCCATCAATCTCAACACAGGAGAATATGTTTGGAAAATTCCGCTAGGGGAGGACAAAGACTTAAAAGCCAAAGGGATTCGTAATTCGGGTACGGAGAACTATGGGGGCCCGGTTATAACGGCAAGTGGGCTGTTATTTATTGCGGCTACAAAAGACGAGAAATTCCGGGCTTTTGATAAGAAAACCGGCAAATTACTCTGGGAAACCGATCTGCCGGCTGCGGGATTCGCTACGCCCGCTACATATCAGGTAGACGGAAAACAATATGTAGTAATTGCCTGTGGAGGTGCTAAACTTGGGGCAAAAAAAGGAAACCAGTATGTAGCGTTCGCGCTGCCCTAG
- a CDS encoding type II toxin-antitoxin system HicA family toxin, whose translation MTAQELIRKAEDNGWREVRRVGSHRIFKKEGKVLILSVPDHGHKDLKPGLLGKLLKIIHS comes from the coding sequence ATGACCGCACAAGAGTTAATCAGGAAAGCAGAGGATAATGGATGGAGAGAAGTAAGGCGAGTTGGAAGCCACCGAATATTCAAGAAAGAAGGGAAAGTACTGATTTTATCAGTACCGGATCATGGTCATAAGGACCTGAAACCTGGTCTTTTGGGTAAGCTGCTAAAAATCATCCACTCGTAA
- a CDS encoding alpha/beta hydrolase, producing the protein MYRLLLSTIFLILTALRVLAQSEEPIQLKADAFTLGGTLALPANLKGPIPVVLIIAGSGPTDRDGNSPAPIANLGTMKAGTYRLLSDSLVRKGIAVARYDKRFSGKSILLTAKEEDLRFDTYITDAVGFLQQLKSDKRFSKVVVLGHSEGSLIGMVAAKRANADAFISVAGSGDNIAAKLKTQLGMQLAAVDKEQTFKALDSLKAGFTLSTLPTNIPAVRQMFRPSVQPYMISWMKYDPAEQLKALAIPVLIIQGKRDLQVKVDDAEKLKAARPTDKLVLFDQMTHTLKDIAGDDQMANLKTYTDPDLPLTPGLAMAIAAFVKL; encoded by the coding sequence ATGTATCGTTTATTGCTTTCCACCATTTTTCTGATTCTTACAGCCCTGCGTGTACTGGCTCAATCCGAAGAACCAATTCAACTCAAAGCAGATGCATTCACACTTGGAGGTACACTAGCACTTCCAGCTAACCTGAAGGGGCCAATACCAGTTGTATTGATCATTGCCGGTTCGGGACCGACGGATCGAGACGGTAACAGTCCCGCACCGATCGCCAATCTGGGGACGATGAAAGCAGGGACATACAGATTGCTTAGTGATAGTCTGGTGAGAAAAGGAATTGCTGTAGCACGGTACGATAAGCGTTTTTCAGGCAAGAGTATCCTCTTAACGGCCAAAGAAGAGGATTTGCGCTTTGATACGTACATCACAGATGCCGTGGGTTTTCTACAGCAATTGAAGTCGGATAAACGATTCTCCAAAGTAGTCGTGCTGGGACATAGCGAAGGTTCCTTAATTGGCATGGTCGCGGCAAAAAGGGCAAATGCCGATGCGTTTATATCGGTGGCCGGATCGGGCGATAATATTGCAGCCAAGCTGAAAACACAATTGGGTATGCAATTGGCTGCTGTTGATAAGGAGCAGACATTTAAGGCGCTTGATTCGCTAAAGGCGGGCTTCACACTGTCGACGCTACCAACCAATATTCCCGCAGTCAGGCAAATGTTTCGCCCCAGCGTACAACCCTATATGATCTCCTGGATGAAATACGACCCGGCAGAGCAGCTCAAAGCGTTGGCGATACCCGTTCTGATTATTCAGGGTAAACGCGATTTGCAGGTGAAAGTAGACGATGCCGAAAAGTTGAAAGCAGCCCGGCCAACTGATAAACTAGTCCTGTTCGATCAGATGACCCATACCTTAAAAGACATTGCTGGTGATGACCAGATGGCTAATCTGAAAACATACACTGATCCAGATCTACCTCTTACTCCGGGCCTGGCTATGGCCATTGCTGCGTTTGTGAAGCTGTAA
- a CDS encoding SdpI family protein, with amino-acid sequence MKPNSTVAEIVLILLLITPFIYLGIIWNQLPAEIAIHYDLLGKPDDWVRKETAALLMGGMSLLLYLLLRFLPAIDPKRQRQSSNFQKIRLVITLTMAVITGWLWYMAGHQTNQKMLVSLLLALISLMLAGIGNYLTTIKPNWLVGIRTPWTLGNEIVWRKTHQMGGRLMVAGGLLSALMAIVVPMPYTAGVVVGIMMITLLIPVVYSYIYFRQEKTRQLN; translated from the coding sequence ATGAAACCAAATTCCACAGTAGCTGAGATTGTTCTGATTCTATTGCTGATAACTCCCTTTATCTATCTGGGGATCATCTGGAATCAATTACCGGCTGAAATCGCCATTCATTATGACCTGCTCGGAAAGCCTGACGACTGGGTGCGGAAAGAAACGGCTGCTTTACTGATGGGCGGGATGTCTTTATTGCTCTATCTTTTATTACGCTTTTTACCAGCGATCGATCCTAAAAGGCAACGTCAGTCGTCTAACTTTCAAAAAATCCGGCTAGTCATCACCCTGACGATGGCCGTCATTACGGGTTGGCTGTGGTATATGGCCGGGCACCAGACTAACCAGAAAATGCTGGTGAGTTTATTGCTTGCCCTGATTAGTCTGATGCTGGCTGGCATAGGAAACTACCTGACCACGATCAAGCCCAATTGGCTTGTTGGTATTCGTACCCCCTGGACGCTTGGCAATGAAATTGTTTGGCGAAAAACGCACCAGATGGGTGGACGACTGATGGTTGCTGGTGGCTTATTAAGCGCCCTGATGGCTATCGTTGTGCCAATGCCCTATACAGCAGGCGTAGTGGTTGGTATTATGATGATTACGCTACTTATTCCCGTCGTGTATTCCTACATCTACTTTCGGCAGGAAAAGACTCGCCAGCTTAATTAA
- a CDS encoding DUF1810 domain-containing protein: MVITMEVHGDLKRFLNAQERDYARAFVEIKNGRKQSHWMWFIFPQIAGLGLSETAKFYAIKDLAEATAYLQHPLLGSRLVEIVRALLAVEGRTASQIMGSPDDLKLRSSMTLFSLIEGADPVFQQVLEKYYEGEPDQKTLTIVTELARLNLEAHRCGDAL; this comes from the coding sequence ATGGTAATTACTATGGAGGTACATGGTGACCTAAAGCGATTTCTTAACGCCCAGGAGCGCGACTACGCCAGGGCATTTGTCGAAATTAAGAATGGCCGAAAACAAAGCCATTGGATGTGGTTTATCTTCCCCCAGATTGCTGGGCTAGGCTTGAGTGAAACCGCCAAATTTTACGCTATTAAGGATCTCGCTGAAGCCACGGCCTACCTGCAACATCCCCTTCTTGGGAGTCGGCTTGTTGAGATTGTCCGAGCGTTATTGGCAGTTGAAGGGAGAACGGCTAGTCAGATCATGGGCAGCCCTGATGATTTGAAATTACGGTCTAGTATGACCCTGTTTAGTTTGATTGAGGGAGCAGATCCCGTCTTTCAACAGGTACTGGAAAAATATTACGAAGGTGAACCCGATCAAAAGACGCTTACTATAGTCACAGAGTTAGCTAGACTAAACCTGGAAGCCCACCGATGCGGTGACGCTCTATAA
- a CDS encoding DUF421 domain-containing protein, translating into MNMILVRTIDWEKMFVPGLSLWEILLRGTLTYWFCFLYIRFFRRGAGQLGISDLLLITLISDAAQNAMAGEYNSVTEGFVLVGTLVFWDYAINWLGYRSIFFSKIGEPDPVLLIKDGVMLRQNMKKELISAEELTGMLREQGVDEVSAVKACYIEGSGNISVIKK; encoded by the coding sequence ATGAACATGATTTTGGTACGGACTATTGACTGGGAAAAGATGTTTGTTCCTGGTTTGTCGCTCTGGGAGATCCTGTTGCGCGGAACACTCACGTACTGGTTCTGCTTTCTCTACATCCGGTTTTTCAGGCGGGGTGCCGGTCAACTGGGTATCAGCGATTTACTGTTAATCACACTTATTTCAGATGCTGCGCAGAATGCCATGGCGGGCGAGTACAATTCCGTAACAGAAGGGTTTGTACTGGTCGGTACGCTTGTTTTCTGGGATTATGCCATCAACTGGCTGGGATACAGGTCGATATTCTTCAGCAAGATCGGGGAGCCTGATCCTGTTTTGTTGATTAAAGATGGCGTTATGTTACGGCAAAACATGAAGAAAGAGCTCATCTCAGCCGAAGAGTTAACGGGTATGCTTCGGGAACAGGGCGTCGATGAAGTGTCCGCTGTGAAAGCATGCTACATCGAAGGAAGCGGCAATATCAGCGTAATTAAGAAGTAA
- a CDS encoding tyrosine-type recombinase/integrase: MNSGFEQGDLPWKAAKISRPKDNDLSKQWCVVYGIWSFDKNTIIRKRIILKGDTVEARLEDAKSVMQELKPLLDGKHFVGRKPKDFKPQVIAKLKVDVEPVISPSLPIHQAVDIYIRFTAKAHSTNTLKSYRTAVMALLEYLERTDRPNLRLGEFSDIDAREFLTELITIKGLSNRTRNNTKGFVCTFFNYFIDLDRTRKLKKLGNPFEDISKLPQVQNKHQSYSTIQQKEYRELCEQTDQHYLLTFCRWMYYTLMRPHEELRRLRVRDVRTKIIYVTGNSAKTNEGEYVDIPLPLELLIQEQKIRDYPGHYYVFSAGGQPGPTMVGNKYFYRRHIKVLEKMNLVGSGHDMYSWKHTGAIALWNATKDIDLIRQQARHSDIKQTIEYLRDLGIRLADDDKIHRFPTF, from the coding sequence ATGAATAGCGGTTTTGAGCAGGGTGATCTGCCCTGGAAAGCGGCCAAAATTTCCAGGCCTAAAGACAACGATTTGTCGAAGCAATGGTGCGTGGTTTACGGCATCTGGAGCTTTGATAAAAACACTATCATCCGAAAGCGAATCATCCTCAAAGGGGATACCGTCGAGGCCCGGCTCGAGGATGCCAAGTCCGTGATGCAGGAGCTCAAACCCCTGCTTGACGGCAAACACTTTGTCGGCAGAAAGCCCAAAGATTTCAAGCCCCAGGTGATCGCTAAGCTTAAAGTCGATGTCGAGCCTGTCATCTCACCGAGTCTGCCCATTCACCAGGCTGTTGATATCTACATTCGCTTTACGGCCAAGGCACACAGCACCAATACGCTGAAGTCCTATCGAACCGCTGTAATGGCTCTGCTGGAGTATCTGGAACGCACCGATCGGCCCAACCTGCGCCTGGGCGAATTTTCGGACATCGATGCCCGCGAATTCTTAACAGAGCTGATCACCATCAAGGGACTGTCCAACCGAACCCGCAATAATACCAAGGGCTTTGTCTGTACCTTTTTTAATTACTTCATCGATCTGGATCGCACTCGTAAGCTCAAAAAGCTGGGCAACCCCTTCGAGGATATCAGCAAATTGCCCCAGGTGCAGAACAAGCACCAGTCCTACTCAACTATTCAGCAAAAAGAGTATCGAGAGCTCTGCGAGCAGACGGATCAGCATTACCTGCTCACCTTTTGTAGGTGGATGTACTACACGCTGATGCGGCCCCATGAGGAGCTGCGCCGGCTAAGGGTGCGTGATGTGCGAACCAAGATTATATACGTGACGGGCAACTCGGCCAAAACCAATGAGGGGGAGTATGTGGATATTCCGTTGCCACTGGAGCTGTTGATACAGGAGCAAAAGATCCGGGACTATCCTGGGCATTACTATGTCTTTTCAGCCGGTGGCCAGCCGGGTCCGACCATGGTGGGCAATAAATACTTTTACAGGCGGCACATCAAGGTGTTGGAGAAAATGAACCTGGTTGGCTCGGGACACGATATGTATTCCTGGAAACATACCGGTGCGATCGCTCTCTGGAATGCCACCAAAGACATCGATCTGATCCGCCAGCAGGCCCGCCACTCGGATATCAAACAGACAATCGAGTATTTGCGTGATCTAGGCATTCGTCTGGCTGACGATGATAAAATTCACCGGTTTCCAACATTCTAA
- a CDS encoding autorepressor SdpR family transcription factor, which yields MNNLFKALNDPTRRQILDLLREGDLNAGEIAERFDMTKPSISHHLDLLRQAGLVESVKQGQFITYSLNTTVLDDLLAWLMSFQKNETPATATNATEQAPEQIR from the coding sequence ATGAATAACCTGTTTAAAGCCTTAAATGACCCAACCCGCCGACAGATACTGGATCTCCTACGCGAAGGTGATCTTAACGCAGGTGAAATTGCCGAGCGGTTCGATATGACAAAGCCCAGCATTTCGCATCACCTCGACTTGTTACGTCAGGCTGGCCTCGTCGAATCCGTAAAGCAGGGGCAGTTTATTACGTATTCGCTGAACACGACCGTATTGGATGATTTGTTGGCGTGGCTCATGAGTTTTCAAAAAAACGAAACCCCGGCTACCGCTACCAATGCAACTGAGCAAGCACCTGAACAGATTCGTTAA
- a CDS encoding AAA family ATPase — MLLNIKYNWACFTRGSHNLADFSIITGLNGTGKTMLLENLFQGPEPVLEILDSDEKQITNIKYIALASLIPSLDLSSTDQSAPHITKQKNPFTAICYYYKNHLKVGSVPIGFEKIALKLNKNVYQLTDDEIIQYYHLDDGIPNSDPFYLKIGEIVGYYSKMDHDNRFKHFQAKEYGEKIDFLDRKSFKENYGENPKYKLNEILKKCGLPYEIIISSQNLNQYHAVHFRHLQTKEIVGNIKMSSGEKVLVALALALFNIELGNSSTIDLLLLDEPDASLHPSMIKKLLYTIDEVFIKNGVKVIMTTHSPSTIALAPETAGVYLLEKEPTTITKLSPDEAISRLTVGIPTLSVRIENRRIVFVESKYDAKNLDYLFTKLKVTLGTEFSLNFIPSDITGDGSCEKVIDLLNKLKTAPSIYGVIDHDNTNKSQGNLLVLGEGNRNGIENYLLDPVVLGAYLTQERILSKSEVGLSDYETHLAIEGFDNNRLQSFSDRIVDIIFAYEVNKALLPTIKSCYANGHEITLPEWFAIVDDHELKEFVLKRFDKLNSLKNANKLSDDILSKTISDMPGLIPLDIINTMKKLIEPN; from the coding sequence ATGCTGCTAAATATTAAATATAACTGGGCCTGTTTTACACGTGGATCTCATAATCTCGCTGATTTCTCAATAATTACTGGCCTAAACGGTACCGGAAAAACAATGTTATTAGAGAACCTTTTTCAGGGTCCAGAACCAGTACTAGAAATTCTTGATTCAGATGAGAAACAAATAACTAACATTAAGTATATCGCTTTAGCATCTTTGATACCGAGTCTCGATTTATCAAGTACCGACCAATCAGCCCCTCATATAACTAAGCAAAAAAACCCTTTCACTGCTATTTGCTATTATTATAAAAATCACTTAAAAGTTGGCAGCGTACCGATAGGCTTTGAAAAAATTGCCTTAAAACTAAACAAAAATGTATATCAGCTTACTGATGATGAAATAATTCAATATTACCATCTAGATGACGGAATTCCCAATAGCGACCCTTTTTATTTAAAAATAGGCGAGATTGTTGGGTACTATTCTAAAATGGATCATGATAACCGGTTCAAACATTTCCAAGCAAAAGAATATGGAGAGAAAATTGATTTTCTAGACCGAAAATCCTTCAAAGAAAATTATGGTGAGAACCCTAAATATAAATTAAATGAAATATTAAAAAAATGTGGCCTTCCATATGAAATTATTATTTCCAGTCAGAACTTAAATCAATATCATGCTGTGCACTTTCGTCATCTCCAAACAAAGGAAATTGTTGGTAATATTAAAATGTCTTCTGGCGAAAAAGTGCTGGTAGCACTCGCATTAGCGCTCTTTAATATAGAACTAGGCAATTCTTCTACAATAGATTTGCTTTTGCTAGATGAACCAGATGCGTCTTTACATCCGTCGATGATTAAAAAGTTACTTTATACGATTGATGAAGTATTCATCAAAAATGGAGTAAAAGTTATTATGACGACACATTCCCCTTCAACTATTGCCTTAGCTCCTGAAACTGCTGGGGTTTATTTACTAGAAAAAGAACCAACTACTATAACTAAGCTTTCCCCAGACGAAGCGATTAGCAGACTAACCGTTGGAATACCAACTTTAAGTGTACGAATAGAGAACCGAAGAATAGTATTTGTAGAAAGCAAGTATGATGCTAAGAACCTTGATTATTTATTTACGAAACTAAAAGTCACACTTGGAACCGAATTCTCGTTAAATTTTATTCCATCAGATATAACTGGAGATGGATCATGCGAAAAAGTTATTGATTTACTGAACAAGTTAAAAACAGCGCCTTCCATTTATGGTGTAATTGATCATGATAACACCAACAAGTCACAGGGTAACCTGCTTGTTTTAGGAGAAGGAAACAGAAATGGCATAGAAAATTACTTACTGGATCCTGTAGTTTTAGGCGCTTATCTTACTCAGGAACGAATTCTATCAAAAAGTGAAGTTGGTTTAAGTGACTATGAAACCCATTTGGCAATAGAAGGATTTGATAACAATCGTTTACAATCATTTAGCGATAGAATAGTTGATATTATTTTTGCCTATGAGGTAAATAAGGCATTGTTGCCAACGATAAAAAGTTGCTATGCGAATGGTCACGAAATAACCCTACCTGAATGGTTTGCAATAGTAGACGATCATGAATTGAAAGAATTTGTGTTAAAACGTTTTGACAAATTAAACTCCTTAAAAAATGCTAATAAATTAAGTGATGATATACTTTCAAAAACTATTAGTGATATGCCTGGATTAATTCCTCTTGATATTATTAACACAATGAAAAAATTAATTGAGCCAAATTAA